The genome window CGGCGTATGCGCCCTGGACCTGCGCATCCACACGAACGCCGTCACGCTCGACGAACGCTTCCTGGAACTGTTCGACGAGTTCGACATCAAGGTCGGCGTCTCCCTGGACGGCGACAAGGCCGCCAACGACCTGCACCGCCGCTACGCCAACGGACGCAGCAGCCACGACCGGGTCCTCCGAGGCATCGCCCTGCTCAGTCGGCCCCAGTACCGCCACCTGTTCGCGGGCATCCTCTGCACCATCGACGTACGCAACGACCCGGTCGCCGTCTACGACGCGCTCGCCGAACTCGCCCCGCCGCGCGTCGACTTCCTCCTCCCGCACGCCACCTGGGACGAACCGCCGCCGCGCCCCGCCGACGACACCGACGGCACGGCCTACGCCCGCTGGCTGCTGGCGGTGCACGACCGCTGGACCGCGGACGGCCGCCCCATGGACGTACGTGTCTTCGACTCGATCCTGCGGACCCTGCGCGGCGACAGCAGTCTGACCGAGTCGCTGGGGCTGGCCCCGGCCGACCTCGCCGTGATCGAGACCGACGGCACGTTCGAGCAGGCCGACTCGCTGAAGACCGCGTTCGACGGGGCGCCCGTCACCGGTATGGACGTACGGAACAACACGCTCGACGAGGTGGCCGCGCATCCCGGGCTCGTCGCCCGGCAGCAGGGACTGGACGGACTGGCCGAGGAGTGCCGCGGCTGCCCGGTCGTGCGCTCCTGCGGCGGCGGGCTCTACGCCCACCGGTACAGAACCGGCAGCGAGTTCAGGAACCCGTCCGTGTACTGCTCCGACCTGCTGCGTCTCATCACCGACATCCGGGACCGTCACATGGCCGACCAGTCCGTCCAGCCCGCCCTCGCCGACCACCACCTCGACGAACTGGCCACCGGTCTCGGAGCCGGCGCCACGACGAGTCTGCTGGACCACCATCAGCTCGCCCTGGGACGCGAACTGCTGGGACTCGTCTGGCACGAGACACCGCACACCCGTCTGGGTGAGTCCGCCTGGAAGACACTGACCGTTCTCGACAGCACCGCACCGGAGTCGGTGGACCGGGTCCTGTCCCACCCCTATGTACGCCCATGGGCCCTGCGGTCCCTGCGCGGCGACGCGGAGGCCGCCGAGACGGCCATGCGCGGGGTGGCGGAGATCGCCGCGGCCGCCGCACTGCGCGCCGGGCTGACGGAGACGGTTGTCGTCCCCGTGCACGACGGGATGCTGCGGCTGCCGACGCTCGGGGTGCTCGCAGTGGGCGACACCGCTGAGCAGGCCGAGGTACGCGCGGACGCCGACGGCTTCACGGTCCGAGCGGGTGGCCAGACGTACGAGGTGCCCTGGAAGGAGCCCAAAGTCCCGGCATGGCAGGGGAGTCGGCGATTCGAGCTGGACGGCTGGGCGGTCGCGCTGGAGGACACCGACCCCTGGCGCGACTGCCACGGGCATCCGGCACACCCCCGGCTCACCGAGGTCGAGGCAGAGGCGTGGCGGGCCGACCTGACCGCCGCGTGGGCGTGGATCCGCCGCGAACTGCCCCAGTACGCGGCCGGAATCGCCGCCGGGCTGCGCGTGGTCACGCCCCTCCTCCCCTCGGCCGACGGGTCCGACATCAGCTCCGCCGCCCGCGACGCCTTCGGGGCCGTCGCCATCGCCCGGCCGGCCACTCCCGAGGCCCTCGCGCTGCTGCTCGTGCACGAGTTCCAGCACGTCAAGCTCGGTGCCGTACTCGATCTGACGGACCTCTACGACCCGTCCTGCGAGCAGCTGTTCTATGCGCCATGGCGCCCCGACCCGCGCCCGCTCGAAGGTCTGCTGCAGGGCACGTATGCCCATCTCGCCGTCATCGAGTTCTGGTTCGCCCGTCGGCGGTCCGCCGTCGGTGACGACGCCCGCACCGCCGAGGTCCAGTTCTCCCGCTGGCGCGACCAGACGGCCGAGGCGGTGGCGACGCTGGCCGAGTCCGGCGCGCTGACACCGAGCGGGCAGCGGTTCGTGGCGGGAATGCGGGAGACCGTGCGGGCGATGATGACGGCCCAGGTGGGCGCGGATGTCCTCGGCGAGGCCAGACGAGCGGCCGAGGAGCACCGGCTGGCCTGGCAGGCACGCTGACCGACGGGGCCGCGTCCCCACAGGGCGGACACAACATCGAGCCGCATCCGTTCGCCCTGTTCCGAACAGGACTTGTGGCTTCCTACACTAGGGGCCCAGTCACGGAGCGTCGGGGGGCATACGTGCAAGGAGCTGCTCTGGGCAGAGGGGGAAGTAGCCCCTACTTCTTCCTCAGCTACGCGCACACACCGAAT of Streptomyces phaeolivaceus contains these proteins:
- a CDS encoding FxsB family cyclophane-forming radical SAM/SPASM peptide maturase; translated protein: MTPMGRPPHPLRQFVLKMHSRCDLACDHCYVFEHADQSWQGRPIVTSNDVLRDTAERIAEHARTHALDTVHVVLHGGEPLLAGRIRLRRAAEELNAALDGVCALDLRIHTNAVTLDERFLELFDEFDIKVGVSLDGDKAANDLHRRYANGRSSHDRVLRGIALLSRPQYRHLFAGILCTIDVRNDPVAVYDALAELAPPRVDFLLPHATWDEPPPRPADDTDGTAYARWLLAVHDRWTADGRPMDVRVFDSILRTLRGDSSLTESLGLAPADLAVIETDGTFEQADSLKTAFDGAPVTGMDVRNNTLDEVAAHPGLVARQQGLDGLAEECRGCPVVRSCGGGLYAHRYRTGSEFRNPSVYCSDLLRLITDIRDRHMADQSVQPALADHHLDELATGLGAGATTSLLDHHQLALGRELLGLVWHETPHTRLGESAWKTLTVLDSTAPESVDRVLSHPYVRPWALRSLRGDAEAAETAMRGVAEIAAAAALRAGLTETVVVPVHDGMLRLPTLGVLAVGDTAEQAEVRADADGFTVRAGGQTYEVPWKEPKVPAWQGSRRFELDGWAVALEDTDPWRDCHGHPAHPRLTEVEAEAWRADLTAAWAWIRRELPQYAAGIAAGLRVVTPLLPSADGSDISSAARDAFGAVAIARPATPEALALLLVHEFQHVKLGAVLDLTDLYDPSCEQLFYAPWRPDPRPLEGLLQGTYAHLAVIEFWFARRRSAVGDDARTAEVQFSRWRDQTAEAVATLAESGALTPSGQRFVAGMRETVRAMMTAQVGADVLGEARRAAEEHRLAWQAR